A single Triticum dicoccoides isolate Atlit2015 ecotype Zavitan chromosome 2A, WEW_v2.0, whole genome shotgun sequence DNA region contains:
- the LOC119357584 gene encoding GRAS family protein RAM1-like — translation MPEPVYGTRDEAAVGRGIQVGGLQPDHLYYASQFGAADGLPLQHQMAKPDQWADSSSLHSMLGSVIQSDQAEQEQDSGLQLVHLLLACADFVSKGDQPSALRHLHLLRRVASPLGDSMQRVASYFADALATRLSVSSGTAISPRGAGAPYPFPPSPDTLKIYQILYQACPYIKFAHFTANQAIFEAFHGEDRVHVVDLDILQGYQWPAFLQALAARPGGPPTLRLTGVGHPATAVRETGRHLASLAASLRVPFEFHAAVADKLERLRPAALQRRVGEALAVNAVNRMHRVPGAHLGPLLSMIRDQAPKIMTLVEQEAGHNGPYFLGRFLEALHYYSAIFDSLDATFPADSAPRMKVEQCLLAPEIRNVVACEGAERVARHERLDRWRRIMEDRGFEAVPLSPAAVGQSQVLLGLYGAGDGYRLNEEKGCLLLGWQDRAIIGASAWRC, via the exons ATGCCGGAGCCGGTGTACGGAACCAGGGACGAGGCGGCGGTCGGCAGAGGGATTCAGGTGGGAGGTTTGCAGCCCGATCACCTCTACTACGCCAGCCAGTTCGGAGCTGCAGATGGCTTGCCGTTGCAGCACCAAATGGCAAAGCCTGACCAGTGGGCAGATTCTTCCTCCTTGCACAGCATGCTGGGGTCAGTAATACAGTCAGATCAGGCTGAGCAG GAGCAGGACAGCGGTCTTCAGCTGGTGCACCTGTTGCTGGCGTGCGCCGACTTCGTGTCCAAGGGCGACCAGCCCTCCGCCCtccgccacctccacctcctccgccgcGTCGCCTCGCCGCTCGGCGACTCCATGCAGCGCGTCGCCTCCTACTTCGCCGACGCGCTCGCCACTCGCCTCTCGGTCTCCTCGGGCACCGCCATCTCCCCGCGCGGTGCGGGCGCTCCTTACCCCTTCCCGCCGTCGCCCGATACCCTAAAGATTTACCAGATCCTCTACCAGGCATGCCCTTACATCAAGTTCGCCCACTTCACGGCCAACCAGGCCATTTTCGAGGCCTTCCACGGCGAGGACCGCGTCCACGTCGTCGACCTCGACATCCTCCAGGGCTACCAGTGGCCGGCTTTCCTCCAGGCGCTCGCGGCGCGGCCGGGTGGCCCGCCGACGCTAAGGCTGACGGGGGTGGGCCACCCGGCCACGGCTGTAAGGGAGACCGGGCGGCACCTTGCCTCCCTCGCCGCGTCGCTGCGTGTGCCGTTCGAGTTCCATGCCGCCGTGGCCGACAAGCTGGAGAGGCTGCGCCCTGCCGCTCTGCAGCGCCGCGTCGGGGAGGCGCTGGCCGTGAACGCGGTGAACCGCATGCACCGCGTCCCCGGCGCTCACCTCGGCCCGCTGCTGTCTATGATCCGTGACCAGGCTCCCAAGATCATGACGCTCGTGGAGCAGGAAGCTGGCCATAACGGCCCATACTTCTTGGGCAG GTTCCTGGAGGCACTGCACTACTACTCGGCCATCTTCGACTCGCTGGACGCGACATTTCCGGCAGACTCAGCGCCACGGATGAAGGTCGAGCAATGCCTCTTGGCTCCTGAGATCCGCAATGTGGTGGCGTGCGAGGGCGCTGAGCGGGTGGCACGACACGAGCGGCTAGACCGGTGGCGCCGCATCATGGAGGACCGTGGATTTGAGGCCGTGCCGCTAAGCCCAGCGGCCGTCGGCCAGAGCCAGGTCCTCCTAGGACTTTACGGCGCTGGTGACGGGTACCGGCTCAACGAGGAAAAAGGGTGCCTCCTCCTCGGCTGGCAGGATCGTGCCATCATCGGCGCATCAGCGTGGCGGTGCTGA